One window of the Punica granatum isolate Tunisia-2019 unplaced genomic scaffold, ASM765513v2 Contig00108, whole genome shotgun sequence genome contains the following:
- the LOC116190052 gene encoding uncharacterized protein LOC116190052 — MFPLYFHYEDVSRQDLLLKPNHANVMEVPGSCEIRIVAKASSPYDFIIKNGKLAMEILRGQKFIRTERGSTGKSFQSNPFLESNKDKRYVSDLARQSTLRGHGMSNFLVRISTVMSLLDSRVEIRENSIQFSMETEFCEFSPELEDHFEIFEHIRRFNVTIVTSANTQDETLPLWSGFLQKDGGETQ; from the coding sequence ATGTTTCCACTCTATTTTCATTACGAAGATGTATCACGTCAGGATCTGTTGCTCAAACCGAATCACGCCAACGTTATGGAAGTTCCTGGATCGTGTGAAATAAGAATAGTAGCAAAGGCATCCTCCCCCTATGATTTCATAatcaaaaatggaaaattggCTATGGAGATTCTGCGCGGTCAGAAATTCATACGGACAGAAAGGGGTTCGACAGGAAAGTCGTTTCAATCCAATCCATTCTTGGAGTCAAATAAAGACAAAAGATATGTCAGTGACCTAGCACGACAAAGCACTCTCCGAGGGCATGGAATGTCTAATTTTTTGGTCAGAATCTCGACAGTAATGTCTCTGTTAGATTCTCGGGTCGAAATACGGGAAAACTCCATTCAATTCTCGATGGAAACGGAGTTTTGCGAATTCTCCCCGGAACTGGAAGATCATTTCGAGATCTTCGAACATATTCGAAGGTTCAATGTGACTATTGTCACTTCGGCCAACACACAAGATGAGACTTTACCACTGTGGAGCGGCTTTTTGCAAAAAGATGGGGGGGAAACTCAGTAA
- the LOC116190047 gene encoding uncharacterized protein LOC116190047 → MTLRNQRFSLLKQPISSTLNQHLIDYPTPSNLSYWWGFGSLAGICLVIQIVTGVFLAMHYTPHVDLAFNSVEHVMRDVEGGWLLRYMHANGASMFLIVVHLHIFRGLYHASYSSPREFVRCLGVVIFLLMIVTAFTGYVLPWGQMSFWGATVITSLASAIPVVGDTIVTWLWGGFSVDNATLNRFFSLHHLLPFILVGASLLHLAALHQYGSNNPLGVHSEMDKIAFYPYFYVKDLVGWVAFAIFFSIWIFYAPNVLGHPDNYIPANPMSTPPHIVPEWYFLPIHAILRSIPDKAGGVAAIAPVFICLLALPFFKSMYVRSSSFRPIHQGIFWLLLADCLLLGWIGCQPVEAPFVTIGQISPFVFFLFFAITPILGRVGKEIQNSYTDETESDVKCDAVPGRLKQLWYLFYFFWVFDIMYGGGRVGKEIQNSNAVPGRLKQLWYLFRPFSSIFIRIFISICVYFFTKEPVAYAMCDGDPIDLNLRLGLPGQVHEGGTQQMAPPQPQPPQECAYPGPSEKVIGGDSVDSIRQRFLWNNPFASPFEIQLAEWKAEDQFEVKSLIIKKMAVLDPTGDWMGRGALALENPQTSTGEDSLKNLHKILEDLNRNERKSSNFWKLQEKVFLKKRNP, encoded by the coding sequence ATGACTCTAAGGAACCAACGATTCTCTCTTCTTAAACAACCTATATCTTCCACACTTAATCAGCATTTGATAGATTATCCAACCCCGAGCAATCTTAGTTATTGGTGGGGGTTCGGTTCGTTAGCTGGTATTTGTTTAGTCATTCAGATAGTAACTGGTGTTTTTTTAGCTATGCATTACACACCTCATGTGGATCTAGCTTTCAACAGCGTAGAACACGTTATGAGAGATGTTGAAGGAGGCTGGTTGCTCCGTTATATGCATGCTAATGGGGCAAGTATGTTTCTCATTGTGGTTCACCTTCATATTTTTCGTGGTCTATATCATGCGAGTTATAGCAGTCCTAGGGAATTTGTTCGGTGTCTCGGAGTTGTAATCTTCTTATTAATGATTGTGACAGCTTTTACAGGATACGTACTACCTTGGGGTCAGATGAGCTTTTGGGGAGCTACAGTAATTACAAGCTTAGCTAGCGCCATACCTGTAGTAGGAGATACCATAGTGACTTGGCTTTGGGGTGGTTTCTCCGTGGACAATGCCACCTTAAATCGTTTTTTTAGTCTTCATCATTTACTCCCCTTTATTTTAGTAGGCGCCAGTCTTCTTCATCTGGCCGCATTGCATCAATATGGATCAAATAATCCATTGGGTGTCCATTCAGAGATGGATAAAATTGCTTTTTACCCTTATTTTTATGTAAAGGATCTAGTAGGTTGGGTAGCTTTTGCTATCTTTTTTTCCATTTGGATTTTTTATGCTCCTAATGTTTTGGGGCATCCCGACAATTATATACCTGCTAATCCGATGTCAACCCCGCCTCATATTGTGCCGGAATGGTATTTCCTACCGATCCATGCCATTCTTCGTAGTATACCTGACAAAGCGGGAGGTGTAGCCGCAATAGCACCAGTTTTTATATGTCTGTTGGCtttacctttttttaaaagtatgTATGTGCGTAGTTCAAGTTTTCGCCCCATTCACCAAGGAATATTTTGGTTGCTTTTGGCGGATTGCTTACTACTAGGTTGGATCGGATGTCAACCTGTGGAGGCACCATTTGTTACTATTGGACAAAtttctccttttgtttttttcttgttctttgcCATAACGCCCATTCTGGGACGAGTtggaaaagaaattcaaaattcttaCACGGATGAGACTGAATCAGATGTCAAATGTGATGCTGTACCTGGTCGTTTAAAGCAACTTTggtatcttttttattttttctgggTCTTTGACATAATGTACGGTGGGGGACGAGTtggaaaagaaattcaaaattctaaCGCTGTACCTGGTCGTTTAAAGCAACTTTGGTATCTTTTTCGTCCTTTCAGTTCTATTTTCATTAGAATTTTCATATCTATTTGCgtatatttttttacaaagGAGCCAGTGGCCTATGCTATGTGCGATGGGGACCCCATCGATCTTAATTTACGCTTAGGGCTGCCGGGGCAAGTTCACGAAGGGGGTACCCAACAAATGGCCCCTCCACAGCCCCAGCCCCCACAAGAGTGCGCCTATCCAGGTCCCTCGGAGAAAGTAATAGGAGGAGATTCCGTCGACTCTATCCGGCAGCGTTTTTTGTGGAACAATCCTTTCGCATCGCCCTTCGAAATTCAACTGGCCGAGTGGAAGGCGGAAGATCAGTTCGAAGTAAAAAGcctaattataaaaaaaatggctGTCCTTGACCCAACGGGAGATTGGATGGGTCGGGGAGCTCTAGCCCTAGAGAATCCACAAACCTCCACGGGGGAGGACTCCTTAAAGAATCTGCATAAGATTTTAGAGGATCTCAATCGGAACGAAAGAAAATCCTCCAACTTTTGGAAATTACAAGAAAAagttttccttaaaaaaaggAACCCCTAA
- the LOC116190060 gene encoding uncharacterized protein LOC116190060, whose protein sequence is MLEGAKSMGAGAATIASAGAAVGIGNVFSSLIHSVARNPSLAKQSFGYAILGFALTEAIALFAPMMAFLILFVFRSKKEGFSLIKQATISQLKVELGTI, encoded by the coding sequence ATGTTAGAAGGTGCAAAATCAATGGGTGCCGGAGCTGCTACAATTGCTTCAGCGGGAGCTGCTGTCGGTATTGGAAACGTCTTCAGTTCTTTGATTCATTCCGTGGCGCGAAATCCATCATTGGCTAAACAATCATTTGGTTATGCCATTTTGGGCTTTGCTCTAACCGAAGCTATTGCATTGTTTGCCCCAATGATGGCCTTTTTGATCTTATTTGTATTCCGATCGAAGAAAGAAGGTTTCAGTCTCATAAAGCAAGCAACTATCTCACAGTTGAAAGTGGAGTTGGGTACGATCTAA